A section of the Citrus sinensis cultivar Valencia sweet orange chromosome 8, DVS_A1.0, whole genome shotgun sequence genome encodes:
- the LOC102618856 gene encoding glucan endo-1,3-beta-glucosidase isoform X2, with translation MAATVTKLSQFLLFLFLSLSCNAITPSAADSIGVNYGAIANNLPPPQQVANFLKTQTTIDRVKLFDANPEFLRAFAHTNIPVTVTVGNGDIPALAKLPAAQSWVANNILPHHPQTIFRYIVLGNEILATSDKVLIASLLPAMRTLKSALDAANLSSVQVSTPHSLGILSTSEPPSTGRFRKGYDRLIFARILEFHRQTKSPFMVNPYPYFGFKPQTLNYALFKPNAGVFDPATGKNYTNMFDAQLDAVYSAMKKVGYEDVDIVVGETGWPSAGDPNQPESNLANALSYNGNLVKHVNSGKGTPLMPNRTFEVYIFALFNENLKPSISEQNFGLFKPDFTPVYDVGILRNKQGPAKAPGGRPPTEAPVAKPPSGAVTGRKWCVPKSDASDAALQANIDYVCGTGVDCKPIQAGGPCFNPNNVRSHAAYAMNAFYQANGLHDYACDFNKTGVLTSADPSYEACDYTHVEGKALKLEKSVAGISTGLCTVIEIIVVAFIQLLFLI, from the exons ATGGCTGCTACTGTTACTAAACTCTCTCAATTcctcctcttcctcttcctctccCTGTCTTGCAACGCCATCACCCCCTCCGCCGCTGACTCCATCGGAGTCAACTACGGCGCCATCGCCAACAACCTCCCGCCACCTCAGCAAGTAGCCAATTTCCTCAAAACCCAAACCACCATAGACCGCGTCAAGCTCTTCGACGCCAACCCCGAATTCCTCCGCGCCTTCGCCCACACAAACATCCCCGTCACCGTCACAGTCGGCAACGGCGACATACCTGCCCTCGCAAAACTCCCCGCCGCCCAGTCCTGGGTCGCTAACAACATCCTGCCGCATCACCCCCAGACCATCTTCAGATACATCGTCCTCGGCAACGAAATCTTGGCCACGTCGGATAAAGTCCTCATCGCTTCTCTCCTGCCCGCCATGAGAACTCTTAAATCAGCTCTCGATGCTGCCAATCTGAGCAGCGTCCAGGTGTCGACACCTCATTCCCTGGGGATTTTATCAACCTCTGAGCCGCCGAGTACCGGAAGGTTCCGTAAAGGTTACGATAGGCTTATCTTTGCTAGGATTCTCGAGTTCCACAGACAGACTAAATCCCCGTTTATGGTTAACCCCTACCCGTATTTTGGGTTCAAGCCTCAGACGCTCAACTACGCCTTGTTTAAACCAAACGCCGGCGTTTTTGATCCTGCCACGGGGAAGAATTACACCAACATGTTTGACGCCCAGCTTGATGCGGTATACTCGGCTATGAAGAAAGTTGGGTACGAAGACGTCGACATTGTGGTTGGGGAAACTGGGTGGCCGTCGGCGGGCGACCCGAACCAGCCGGAGTCGAACTTGGCCAATGCGCTGTCGTATAATGGGAATCTCGTGAAGCACGTGAACTCTGGAAAAGGAACGCCTCTGATGCCTAACAGGACTTTTGAGGTGTACATTTTCGCCTTATTCAACGAGAATCTGAAACCATCCATATCGGAGCAGAATTTCGGGTTGTTTAAACCCGATTTTACGCCGGTTTATGATGTGGGCATTTTGCGTAATAAACAG GGTCCCGCGAAAGCACCAGGTGGAAGACCTCCCACCGAAGCTCCAGTTGCAAAACCGCCATCAGGCGCGGTCACGGGCAGGAAATGGTGCGTGCCAAAATCAGACGCCTCGGATGCAGCGCTGCAGGCAAACATAGACTACGTGTGCGGCACTGGCGTGGATTGCAAGCCTATACAAGCCGGTGGGCCCTGCTTCAATCCGAACAATGTGCGGTCACACGCAGCATACGCCATGAACGCCTTCTATCAGGCCAACGGGCTTCATGACTATGCTTGTGATTTCAACAAAACAGGAGTCCTCACTTCAGCCGACCCAA GTTACGAGGCATGTGATTATACCCATGTGGAAGGAAAAGctctaaaattggaaaagtCGGTGGCGGGAATCTCAACGGGATTGTGCACCGTTATAGAGATTATTGTCGTAGCTTTtattcaacttctttttctaatttaa
- the LOC102618856 gene encoding glucan endo-1,3-beta-glucosidase isoform X1, whose product MAATVTKLSQFLLFLFLSLSCNAITPSAADSIGVNYGAIANNLPPPQQVANFLKTQTTIDRVKLFDANPEFLRAFAHTNIPVTVTVGNGDIPALAKLPAAQSWVANNILPHHPQTIFRYIVLGNEILATSDKVLIASLLPAMRTLKSALDAANLSSVQVSTPHSLGILSTSEPPSTGRFRKGYDRLIFARILEFHRQTKSPFMVNPYPYFGFKPQTLNYALFKPNAGVFDPATGKNYTNMFDAQLDAVYSAMKKVGYEDVDIVVGETGWPSAGDPNQPESNLANALSYNGNLVKHVNSGKGTPLMPNRTFEVYIFALFNENLKPSISEQNFGLFKPDFTPVYDVGILRNKQAQGPAKAPGGRPPTEAPVAKPPSGAVTGRKWCVPKSDASDAALQANIDYVCGTGVDCKPIQAGGPCFNPNNVRSHAAYAMNAFYQANGLHDYACDFNKTGVLTSADPSYEACDYTHVEGKALKLEKSVAGISTGLCTVIEIIVVAFIQLLFLI is encoded by the exons ATGGCTGCTACTGTTACTAAACTCTCTCAATTcctcctcttcctcttcctctccCTGTCTTGCAACGCCATCACCCCCTCCGCCGCTGACTCCATCGGAGTCAACTACGGCGCCATCGCCAACAACCTCCCGCCACCTCAGCAAGTAGCCAATTTCCTCAAAACCCAAACCACCATAGACCGCGTCAAGCTCTTCGACGCCAACCCCGAATTCCTCCGCGCCTTCGCCCACACAAACATCCCCGTCACCGTCACAGTCGGCAACGGCGACATACCTGCCCTCGCAAAACTCCCCGCCGCCCAGTCCTGGGTCGCTAACAACATCCTGCCGCATCACCCCCAGACCATCTTCAGATACATCGTCCTCGGCAACGAAATCTTGGCCACGTCGGATAAAGTCCTCATCGCTTCTCTCCTGCCCGCCATGAGAACTCTTAAATCAGCTCTCGATGCTGCCAATCTGAGCAGCGTCCAGGTGTCGACACCTCATTCCCTGGGGATTTTATCAACCTCTGAGCCGCCGAGTACCGGAAGGTTCCGTAAAGGTTACGATAGGCTTATCTTTGCTAGGATTCTCGAGTTCCACAGACAGACTAAATCCCCGTTTATGGTTAACCCCTACCCGTATTTTGGGTTCAAGCCTCAGACGCTCAACTACGCCTTGTTTAAACCAAACGCCGGCGTTTTTGATCCTGCCACGGGGAAGAATTACACCAACATGTTTGACGCCCAGCTTGATGCGGTATACTCGGCTATGAAGAAAGTTGGGTACGAAGACGTCGACATTGTGGTTGGGGAAACTGGGTGGCCGTCGGCGGGCGACCCGAACCAGCCGGAGTCGAACTTGGCCAATGCGCTGTCGTATAATGGGAATCTCGTGAAGCACGTGAACTCTGGAAAAGGAACGCCTCTGATGCCTAACAGGACTTTTGAGGTGTACATTTTCGCCTTATTCAACGAGAATCTGAAACCATCCATATCGGAGCAGAATTTCGGGTTGTTTAAACCCGATTTTACGCCGGTTTATGATGTGGGCATTTTGCGTAATAAACAG GCACAGGGTCCCGCGAAAGCACCAGGTGGAAGACCTCCCACCGAAGCTCCAGTTGCAAAACCGCCATCAGGCGCGGTCACGGGCAGGAAATGGTGCGTGCCAAAATCAGACGCCTCGGATGCAGCGCTGCAGGCAAACATAGACTACGTGTGCGGCACTGGCGTGGATTGCAAGCCTATACAAGCCGGTGGGCCCTGCTTCAATCCGAACAATGTGCGGTCACACGCAGCATACGCCATGAACGCCTTCTATCAGGCCAACGGGCTTCATGACTATGCTTGTGATTTCAACAAAACAGGAGTCCTCACTTCAGCCGACCCAA GTTACGAGGCATGTGATTATACCCATGTGGAAGGAAAAGctctaaaattggaaaagtCGGTGGCGGGAATCTCAACGGGATTGTGCACCGTTATAGAGATTATTGTCGTAGCTTTtattcaacttctttttctaatttaa